A window of Sinimarinibacterium sp. NLF-5-8 genomic DNA:
GAGAAGCGATAAATCCTCCGCATGAGGTAACAGTGATGAACGCGACGCCCCGTACCACAAAAGCAGAACGCGCCGGCAGATGGCTCGGCCGTGCGTGGCGTGGCCTTGCACGGCAAGAGGCCCGTGCCATCCAATGGCTGGGGGGCAAGGGACTGCCGGCCGGCGTAGCACGGCTGCTGTTCTGGATCGTGAAACTCGTCGTGTTCGGCGTGCTGCTGTACGCAGCGTTCTGGCTGGCCCTGCTGATCGCGTTCGCGCTGATCGCAGCCTGGCTTGTGCGCAATGCCGACCTGGATGAAGAAAAGCAGCCTGAACTCAGGGATGGCCACTCGGGCATTGGCTGGTACAACAAAGATGACTTGCGGATCGACATGGGTGATCCAGACGATCCGTAGCGCTCCCGTACTTCGCACCAGCACGTTCCTTCTACTTCGCGGCTCCCTTAGTTGCAGCCGCCATCGCGATACGTGAGCCGCTACCACCGGCCGACTTCGCATCCATGGAGCCGGTGGCCAGTCCGCCAACAATACCGCCCGTTTTGATTCCTGCCCAAGTCAAGGCGATTACCCAAAATCCGGGCAGGATGATGAACATCATCGCCATCGCGAAGTTCAGCAACATATCGCCGAATGCGTTGTTCAACCCCATCAGCGGATTGAAATTGCTGTGCGGGGAATGCCAGCCGTAGAGCGCGTTGAGGATCGTGCTGTCGATCCAGCGGGCGAGCTGGAACCAGAAATCGACGAAGAACAGCGCGAACTGCACGGCGGTCACCGTGACCACCGTCCGCAAATCGTAGGTGCCGAAGATCAGCACCAGAGGAATGCAGATGACCATCGCCATCTTCAGGAACGACAGGATCATGGGCAGCGCCTGGCGCACCACGTCCATGGCCGGAAACATCCCGATCGATCCCACCGTCAGCCCCAGGTCCGACACGGCGCGGGTCGCGACATTGGGCAGCGTCATGCCGATCTGCCCACCGTAGTCGGTGTAGACATGCCCCTGGTTCATGACCTGGTGCCGTGGTGAGGCAATGGCGCGAATCACGGAATCATCGGCCTGGGCCTGGCTCAGAAAGCCGGCCCACTGGCCGAGCCGGGACAGCAGGCTCGGATCGACCTGGGCCAGCAGCCGGTCACGCAGTCCGTCGCCGCTGTCCAGCCACCATTGCCGACAACTCGGATAACCGCCACCGCTGGATACTTCGGCGAGGCCGGCGTCGCGCGCATCGTCATAGGGCCAGGCGTCGCGTGGTCCGCGCGAGCGATACGTATCGTAGAAGCCGGCCGTGTCCAGGAAGAAGCGCGAACCGATCCAGGTCACGTCGTTCATCTGCTCCTCGCTGAGTGTCGGCCGGCTCATGAACAGCCTGGCGCGGGCCGGCCCGTAGCAGTCGTGCGTGAAGTCGGCGACTTCCTGGGCCAGCACCGGGTCGGCGATGCGCGTGCTGTCGATCTCCATGCGCATCTGCCGCAGGTCCGTGCCGCAGGGGATCGCCGCCACGGCGGCGCCGGTGACGGCCTTGGACAGCGAGTGCATGAAGAACCACCAGACTGGCACATGGGCACTCTGGTTGTTGATCGTCGTGAACGAAGCGGACCAGTTCGTTTCCGAGGGCAGCGGCACATTGACCTGGCATTGGGTCGAGCGCGTGCGATCGAACTGGATGGTGCTCAGGTCAAGGGGAATGAAGGGAATGCCGGCGAACATGATGACCACGATCGCCACCCACACGCGGTTCTCGATGCGCATGGACGAGAGCACGCCCTTGTTGCCTTCGTCCGCGCCTTCCGCACGGGCCTTGAGCCATTCCTGCACGACGATGGCGAGGAACGGCAGCGCGAAGATGCCGCTGGCCACCAGCACATTCCAGATGCCGTTGTTGATGATCCAGGCAACCAGTGTCAGGTAATACTCAAGATAGTCCGTGGTGTAGAGGGTCATGGTCGTCGTCCCGCATTGCTACGGTTGTCGCAGCAGCGCGCTGATTTCGAGCAGCACGATGGCGGCGACGGCGCCGACCTCCGCGCGCAGCAGGCGCTGATGCGCTTCGCGGGATGCGTCGCGCTCCCGGAGTCGGCGACGCATCCATATCCACCCGTAGGCCGTCGCGCCATACAGGCACAGCCGCCAAACGAGGAAGTAGCCGGCATGCTCGTCCAGCCACCGACTCCAGGTGTCCGCATCACCGACGAGGCGAATGCCGACGAGGTTGACGGCCACGGCGACGAACACGATCAGCGCAATCCATCCCAGTGTGCGTCCGAGTTGCCGGTTGAACAGCCACTTCCGCAGCCCGATCCTCATGGCGGATTGCCGGGGTTCTGCGGCCGCTGGATGGCGTCGAGGCGATCGCGCTCGGTGTCGCCCTGGTAGATGCCGCGCGAGCCGGCGCTGCGCGTACCGTGCCGCTGGATGATCGCCATCGGCGAATTCGCCGCCAGTTCGCGCCGCAGGTCCAGTTCGGTCTTGAGGTTGTTGATCTCCTGTTCCAGCAGACCGCTTTCGTGGGCGATGGCACCCTGCGCGAGCTGGTTGGCCGCGACGTTGGGCTCCTTGCGGCCGGCGAGCAGCGTCCGCTGCAACAGCAGGGCCTTCTCCAGCACGCTGGCCAACGCGACTTCGGAAGCCAGACGCCGCGCGAGCACATCCTGGTCCGGTTCGTCGCGCAGCGCCTCGATGACGCCGCGCGTAATCGGCAGTGAAGTGCTGCCGGCCGCTTCCAGGTTCTCGAACGTGGTCGCGCTGGCACCCGTCACCAGATCCCGCAGCGCCTCCAGCCTGGTCTCGTACTCTTCCTGAATCAGGGGCGTCAGGCCGACGCCGGCGGTGGCCTGGGTCTTGAGGCAGCCATCGCAGGTCCGGTGCTCTTGCTCGCCCAGCACGCGGGTTGCCCAATCGGTGGCGGCTTCGGGAGAAGGCCAGGTCTGGCAGCTCAGGCGATTGCCGCAGGTGATGCTGTCGATCGGCGCGGTATCGGTCGCGCCGCGGCCGTTGAGCAGGTTGTAGCCGGCGCGGGTCACGTCGCTGACCACGCGGATGGGATTCTGTCCGGCGCCGCCGGCATTGCTGCCGCCGACCCAGGGCACACCGTCGTTGCCGCGACTGGTTTCGGCCTGTTCGATGGCCGATACGGCATCGGTGCTGGCCACGGCCTGTTTGAGCGCCATGCCTTCGGCCAACTGATCCCAACCGAGCTGACCGCCCGCCGCGTCGGCCATGCGGTTGGCGATCGCGCGGCAGGTGAGCTTGCTGCGGTCGAAATCGAGCCGTGCCTGCAAGATGCCGTTGGTCAGCAGGTTGTACAAACCGGGATCGGCGCGCTGGATGATGAGTGCCGGCAGCGACGCCACGGCCGCCGTGGCGTTCTGGATCACCTGGCTCATGATCGTCTGGAAGCCATTGGTGATGCCGTTGAGCTGGTTCTGCAGCGTGGTGGTGATGCTCATGTCGCCGCAGATCAGGTTGCTGTTCCAGCCGATGCCGACACCGAGGTGCTGCATCTGGCCGACCGGCCCCATCGACACCGCCCGGCCGCCACCGATGCTGTACAGCACGTCATCGCCGATGACGCTGCCGCGATGATGCACGCCGTAATCATTGACGCTGGTCTGCGCCCACAGCGGGTTGCTCATCGCGGCCAGGATGCCGGCAAACAGGATGCTGCGCGCCAGCCGCGTCATGGTGAAAGGATGTGAATGCGAGGACATGCTCATGGGCCGCACCTCAGTTGAAATCCGTGCTGCCCAGGAACACCTGTCCGCGCCGCTGGCAGCAGGAGTACGGGCGCCACAGTGCCCAAGCGTAGTCGCCTTGTTGCGCCTGGATGCGGGCGTTGTTGTGCGGGAAGACCGCGCAGGAAGATGACAACCGAGGCGTCAATTCCTGCCACTTTCCCGTGGAGGCATCGCTTTCCACCAAGGCACCTGCGGGCCAGTAGCCCGCGCTCGCATTGGCAAGCAGCGGCTGATAGACATGGACCTGGCCGCGCCGGGTCACGATGTCGCCGGCACGCTGGGCGACGACGGCGGCCGCCTTGTAGTCGTCCACGTGATGCAGGAAACCACCGCGCGGATAGACGTTGCCCCAGAGATTCAGGCCGGTGCGCGTGCCGATTTCGCGCATCCCAGGGATCAGTGCCTCGGGGTACACGGACTCGGGGATGTTGTAGCGCCAGGCCACGGTATCGAGCGTGCTCAGCAGGTACGGCATGAACGCCGTGCCCGCACCGGCGCAGGAGTAACCCAACTGGCTGACGAACTCGCTGAAGATGGTGGCGCCTGGATGCCCGATCACGTCGGCGTTCTTGAACTTCGCCAGGTTGTTCTCGTGTTCTTCGTTCGTCGTGCCGTCGCCGCCACCTTGAGCGGTGGGATTCGGCATGCTCATCGCCCGCACTTCCACCCAGGGGTTCTCGCCGGTGTTCGAGTAGCTCGACACGACGGCATCGGGAATGTAGTGCTGCACCTTGACCGAGGTGCGCACCGTACAGCCGGTGAGTGTGCAGTACAGCCAATAGCAAATGCCCTGCACGCGATAGGACAGGCAATCGGGCGACAGCACCGAGCCGGTGATGGTGGCGGTGTTGAGTGCGAAGGCGGAAGCGGCGGTGCCCAGCAGGACGGACGCCATGCCGGTGCGCCATGCGCGGCGGGATAGCTTCATGGCTGCGCCCTCCGGTATTCCTCGATGCGCGCCAGCGCGCGCGACACGTCGGTTTCGCCGTAGACGACGTAGCGCCGATCGACGACCACGGCGGGAATCCTGGTGACGCCTAGGCTCCAGGCATCGGTCACGCCCTGGTAGGCGTCGGCCAGGCGTCGCTGGAGCGGTGCGCCGCCATCGTGCAGCCGCTGCCGGACGATCGCGGCCGCCTGTGCCGGGTCGGCGGGAAGGTTTGCGGCCAGCTCCGCCTCGATGCGGGCCGGCGCGTCCAGCTCGACGACGTGGATACCGGCGGGCACCTCTACGGCGTGGTGCCGGTCGGTGAATACCCGGACGTCCGCCGCTGCGGCGTGGGCCATCGCGGCTGCGGCCATTGCCAGCATGCACGAAGCCAGCGTTGGGCGGCAGCGCAGCCGGTGTCGTTGTGTCTCGACGTGTTCAGAGTGTGGGTACATGGGGTGGCTCCCATTGGGTCGATACTCGCGCTAGTCGATCCCATCGGGCAGATGGACACCATCAAGAAAGGGAACTGTCCCGCGACCGCTTTCATCCGACCCGAACACGAAAAAAGAGGCGCCTGGTGGGGCGCCTCAAGGACTACAGCAAGCCGGCTTCCGCGAAGGAAAAAGGCGTTCCTTCACCGACGATGAAATGGTCCAGAACACGAACGTCCACCAATTCGAGAACCGATTTCAATCGGGTCGTGATTGCCTTGTCGGCATGGCTCGGCTCGGTCACGCCCGAAGGGTGATTGTGGGCAAAGATGACCGCGCTGCAATTGTGCTCGATCGCCCGCTTGAGGACCGCGCGGGGATACACACTGGCGCCATCGATGGTGCCGTGGAACATCGGCTCGAAAGCGATCACGCGGTGCTGCGAGTCGAGAAACACGACGGCAAAGACTTCCAGTGCTTCGCTGGCGAGTTTCAGCCATAGATATTCTCGCACGCTGGCCGGGCTGGTTAGCTCGGTACCGTGTTTGAATAGACGTTCCTCCAGCACACCGATGGCTTGCCGGATCAACGGATCTTCGTGGATGCTCGCGTACCGGACGAGCGCTGATGATGCACCGTCGGCGACGGTATCGGACGGATTCATGGGAACCTCCTTGATAGATGAAACGGGGGTTCCCGTCCCCGTGTGGGGGTGAGACCCCCGTGGGACGTGATGATGAAAGCCCGGAATCGGGCCTGGATGATTGGCATCCTCCATCGAAGACGACGGACGTTCGCGCGTGGGATGCGGTGCGAACTGGAACGATCAACGCGGTCGGAACCGCGCCGCAGCCTTGAAGATCGCGGCTACCTGGGCATGTCGCTGACGTTGTCAGCAGGCATCTCGGGTATCTCGGGCAAGGTTTCGGTCATCGCCGGCTCATCGCCCGATGACGTCAGCAGATCAATGGCCGACAGCAAGGCATCGCCTTCGACGGCACCCGGCAGCAGCAATGCCTGGCCGGTGCGGTTGTCGATTACGCGCAGCATCGGGGTCGCGGTGATGCCGGCCAGCGCGGCTTCCTTGGCCTGTGCCCGGATCACGGCGTCGGGCCGTGCGCTGGCCAGGCACTCGTGCAGCTCGGGCGTCGCGCCGGACGGCTGGATGCCGGGCGGCAGGCCCCGACCGCTGCCGTGGGTATGCTGGTAAATCCAGGCGACGGTGTTCCAGAACGCTTCCCGCCCGCCGGTTTCCCCCGCGCATTCCGCCAGGCGTGCCGATTGCGTGGCGGCTGGTTCGTGCATCGGCAGCGGCAGATGGTGCCATTGCCAGTTCACGTCGGGATTGGCGTCGATCCAGCGCTTCAGCACAGGAAAGTAGGCTTGGCAGTACGGGCATTCCAGATCGGCGTACTCGATCAGCGTGAACCGCGCGTCGATGCGACCGTAGCGCCACGGCGGGCCTGCCGACGCGGCAGCCTCGGCGGATGCCGGATCTCCAGTGTGTGGGCTGCGTCCAAGCGACCAGGCCAGCAGCACGAGCAGCACCGCGATCCCGGCCAGCATCGGTCCCAGGTAACGTCGTGGCGTGTGGGTAAGAAGGCTTGGCGCGCGCATGATCTTTCCGCCTCAACCGAGGGCGTCGAGCGGCAATGGCTCGATGCCGCGAGCCCGGTCGATTTTCTCCGCGACCTTGAAGGCGGCCTCAAGCTCCCCGATGCCGTATTGCCGCATCAACTGATAGCGCTCGGCCTTCTCCTCGGGCTCAGTCATCGCCATGGCCAGGTAGAGACTCGGCGGCACGGCGCGGAACAGGACTTCCATCGACTTCGACAGGATCACGCCTTCGCTGAATTTGCCGGACTCCTTGCGCGCCGACAGCATCAGCGCCTTCTGCGCCGGATTGAGTTCGCGGAAGCGCGCGACCTTCTCCACTTCGTCGGGCGGCATCGACAGGCAGATCCACCACTCGATCATCGACAGCATCGGTTCAGCGGCCTTGGGCAGATCGTCCAGGTTCTGCGTTGCCAGCCAGAACCAGGCGCCGAGCTTGCGCCACATCTTGGTGATCTTGACGACGTAAGGGGCGAGCAATGGATTGCGGGTGATGATGTGACCCTCGTCGGTGACGTTGACGATGGGGCGCCCCAGGAATTGATCCCGCTCGGCGATGTTGTTGACAGTGTTGATGAGCGAGATGTAGGCGATGGAAAGCTGCGCGTTGTAGCCCTCGCGTGCGAAGGTCGCCAGATCGACGATGGTGATGTCGGCCTCCGGCCATGGCGTGCCGGGTCGGTTGAACATTTCGCCATCCAGTCCCTGGCAAAACATATCCATCGCGTCCGCCATTTCCAGCAGGCGAGCGCGCCGGGCTTCGGGCAGCGCGGAATCGCTGGCGCGCTCGCGCAGGGCGTCGCGCACGTCCTCGGTCAGCACCGTGCGCTTCTCCGGCGCACAGCGATGCGCCGCGTCGAGAATGCACTGGCGGATCAGGCTGCGATCGGCGCGGGTCATGCGCGCTTCTTCCTTGTCCTCGCCGCCGGTAATCATCAGGCGGGCGGTGATCTCCAACTCGCCGAGCACGTCGCGCTGTTCATCGCTTTCGCTCGATGCGTCTTCGGGTTCCTGTTCCTCGTCCAGGGCATCGGCGTCCAGCGTCCGCACCTGGCTGGGCGTATCGACCAGACGCCACGCATCGGCGAAAGGCGCGAGGCTCACCCCGGCGCCGGGCGCGAGCTTCACCCGATGCACCGTCAGGCCAAGGCGCTGGGCGAATTCGCCAAACAGACCGAAGCTGTTCCCCGCCTCGACGATGAACAGCCGGGGCCGGTAGATCGCGACGAGCTGGTTGAGGATGTTGTTGAGCGTGGCCGATTTGCCCGAGCCGGTCGGGCCGAACAGAAACAGGTGGGCATTCATCTGCCGGTCGCGCCGGTTGAGCGGGTCGAAGGCGACGGTGCCGCCACCGCGATTGAAGAAGGTGATGCCGGGGTTCCCGGTGCCCTGATTGCGCCCCCACACGGGCGCGAGATTCGCCGCGTGCTGCGCGAACATGAGCTGGGTGTACCACTGGCGTCGATCCCTGGCCGGGTCATAGAAGCAGGGAAGCCAGCGCAGGTAACTGTTGAGCGGCGCGACCTCATCCTCCTCGCGCACGGGCAGGAGGCCGGCGTTGAGCATGACATTGGCGAGTTGCAGGCCGCGCGCATCGAGTTCGGCCATGTCGCGCCCGCGCAGGTAGAAGGCCAGCGCGCCACGGTAGAGCTTGTGCGAACTGCCGATCAGCGAACGTGCCTGCTGCACGTCCTGCCGGGCCTGCTCGGACGCCAGCGTTTCGCCGACCGCTTTCTTGCCCAGGTAGTTCAGATGCGCTTCCAGTGCGTCCTGCGGCGTGGCGACGAGGGTGAGACACATCACAGTGTCCTCGGGCATCTGGTCGAACAGCGCGTTGCAGGCATCGCCGCCTTTGCGCGTTTCCCCGGTCAGATGTCCGGTTGCCGGCGGCGTGCGCAGCCGGTCGAGCACCATGACCCGATGCGGCATGTTGTCGAAGAACCAGATGCCGTTCGCCACGTCGGAGCGTGGCTGGCCGAAGAACAGCCGTTGCGAGAAGTCCGTGCCGCTGGCGAGTTCGACGTCGCCTTCGTTCGTTTCTTCGGGGTAGGCGGCCAACTGGTAGAAGCGCTCACGATCGGCAGCCGTCGCGCCCAGCAAGCTCGGATTCGGGTTGAACCAGCGCAGCAACCAGGCGTGGATGTCCGCCGCGCCCAGGCGCCGCGCCTTGACGCCGGCATTGGCGAGACCGCCGACCAGCCGGTCGCACACTGTTGCCAGGGCCTGTTCGGGCGATTGGCCACGACGGTGTGAAGCGCCCGGCGCGCGACGATAGACCACCATGCGCACGCGCCGCGTCTGGCCGCGCCACGGCAGGCGGGTCACGGTGGTGTCGTCGAACAGGCCGCCCGGCTTGGTGATGGCCCGCAGGTGATGCGCGAAGAACCGCAGGTAGAAGTCGCTGAACGCGCTGCCCTGTGCGCGCGGTTGGATGTAGTCCCGCAAGACGTTCAAATAGTTCGTCCAGTCGGCTTCGTCCTGGGCGTAGAGCTGCACCACCCACGGCTGTTCGTCGAGTTCGTCGAAGCTGTCCTGCAGGGCATTCTCCAGCGCGTCTCGGGCCTGCCACAGCCAATCGCTTTCGCGTCCTTCGGTGCCGATCGGTGTCAACTCGAAGAACGCCGCCACCGATTCACCGTCCTCCAGCAACAGGCTCTTGGCGTCGGCCAGATATTCCACCCACGGCAACAGGTCCACGAAGGACGGCGCCACGTCGTAGAGGGCCTGTTCGTCCGCCTGAGTGGCGGGCCGGTGTTTCGGATCGAGGCGGGTGCCGGGCTCGGGAATGCCATGCGCTTTCAGGTCGGCCACATGGCGTTCCCAGGCGTCGGCCTGCTGTGCCTCGGATTCCTCGGATGCCGGCACAGGTTTGCGCGGCCACGGCAGCGACCACGCCATTCAATAGTCCTCCACGCGCTCGCCCGGCAGGGCGTACTGCACGCGCTGATAGAGCGGGAACACCGTGCTGTAGCCGGGCACCGGCACCGGATCGGAGCCTGCGAGGTGGGGAAACACATACATGACGAGATCGGGGTTCGGCAGGCGGTGGAACTGCCGGTAAATCTCGTTCTGTGCCGTGCGGGTATAGCGGGCCTGCACGCCGGGCGCGGCCTGCACGTCCGTGTCGGTGAGCGGCCGCCGCAGGGTTTGCCGGGCGTCCAGCAGCTCGCGCGATGCGCGGCCGCCGCCCGCTGGTCCGCCCGTTTCCTGATTCCAGATGTCGAGCATGGTCTGGTCGCCGTGGGTCAGCAGCTTCTCCTTGCTGGTCGCGCAGCCGGCCAGTGTGATGACCATGAGCACGACGGCGAGCCGTTCAATCCAGATCCGGGACATAGGAACCTCCGAGACGGTGATCGACCCGGCGCCCCTTGGCGTCGTAGTCGATGGTGAGTGGCTGCTCGATATGCACG
This region includes:
- a CDS encoding TIGR03757 family integrating conjugative element protein; the encoded protein is MAAAAMAHAAAADVRVFTDRHHAVEVPAGIHVVELDAPARIEAELAANLPADPAQAAAIVRQRLHDGGAPLQRRLADAYQGVTDAWSLGVTRIPAVVVDRRYVVYGETDVSRALARIEEYRRAQP
- a CDS encoding integrating conjugative element protein; the protein is MSMSSHSHPFTMTRLARSILFAGILAAMSNPLWAQTSVNDYGVHHRGSVIGDDVLYSIGGGRAVSMGPVGQMQHLGVGIGWNSNLICGDMSITTTLQNQLNGITNGFQTIMSQVIQNATAAVASLPALIIQRADPGLYNLLTNGILQARLDFDRSKLTCRAIANRMADAAGGQLGWDQLAEGMALKQAVASTDAVSAIEQAETSRGNDGVPWVGGSNAGGAGQNPIRVVSDVTRAGYNLLNGRGATDTAPIDSITCGNRLSCQTWPSPEAATDWATRVLGEQEHRTCDGCLKTQATAGVGLTPLIQEEYETRLEALRDLVTGASATTFENLEAAGSTSLPITRGVIEALRDEPDQDVLARRLASEVALASVLEKALLLQRTLLAGRKEPNVAANQLAQGAIAHESGLLEQEINNLKTELDLRRELAANSPMAIIQRHGTRSAGSRGIYQGDTERDRLDAIQRPQNPGNPP
- the radC gene encoding DNA repair protein RadC, producing MNPSDTVADGASSALVRYASIHEDPLIRQAIGVLEERLFKHGTELTSPASVREYLWLKLASEALEVFAVVFLDSQHRVIAFEPMFHGTIDGASVYPRAVLKRAIEHNCSAVIFAHNHPSGVTEPSHADKAITTRLKSVLELVDVRVLDHFIVGEGTPFSFAEAGLL
- a CDS encoding conjugal transfer protein TraG N-terminal domain-containing protein: MTLYTTDYLEYYLTLVAWIINNGIWNVLVASGIFALPFLAIVVQEWLKARAEGADEGNKGVLSSMRIENRVWVAIVVIMFAGIPFIPLDLSTIQFDRTRSTQCQVNVPLPSETNWSASFTTINNQSAHVPVWWFFMHSLSKAVTGAAVAAIPCGTDLRQMRMEIDSTRIADPVLAQEVADFTHDCYGPARARLFMSRPTLSEEQMNDVTWIGSRFFLDTAGFYDTYRSRGPRDAWPYDDARDAGLAEVSSGGGYPSCRQWWLDSGDGLRDRLLAQVDPSLLSRLGQWAGFLSQAQADDSVIRAIASPRHQVMNQGHVYTDYGGQIGMTLPNVATRAVSDLGLTVGSIGMFPAMDVVRQALPMILSFLKMAMVICIPLVLIFGTYDLRTVVTVTAVQFALFFVDFWFQLARWIDSTILNALYGWHSPHSNFNPLMGLNNAFGDMLLNFAMAMMFIILPGFWVIALTWAGIKTGGIVGGLATGSMDAKSAGGSGSRIAMAAATKGAAK
- a CDS encoding DUF3742 family protein, with amino-acid sequence MNATPRTTKAERAGRWLGRAWRGLARQEARAIQWLGGKGLPAGVARLLFWIVKLVVFGVLLYAAFWLALLIAFALIAAWLVRNADLDEEKQPELRDGHSGIGWYNKDDLRIDMGDPDDP
- a CDS encoding TIGR03751 family conjugal transfer lipoprotein; this encodes MSRIWIERLAVVLMVITLAGCATSKEKLLTHGDQTMLDIWNQETGGPAGGGRASRELLDARQTLRRPLTDTDVQAAPGVQARYTRTAQNEIYRQFHRLPNPDLVMYVFPHLAGSDPVPVPGYSTVFPLYQRVQYALPGERVEDY
- a CDS encoding DsbA family protein yields the protein MRAPSLLTHTPRRYLGPMLAGIAVLLVLLAWSLGRSPHTGDPASAEAAASAGPPWRYGRIDARFTLIEYADLECPYCQAYFPVLKRWIDANPDVNWQWHHLPLPMHEPAATQSARLAECAGETGGREAFWNTVAWIYQHTHGSGRGLPPGIQPSGATPELHECLASARPDAVIRAQAKEAALAGITATPMLRVIDNRTGQALLLPGAVEGDALLSAIDLLTSSGDEPAMTETLPEIPEMPADNVSDMPR
- a CDS encoding TIGR03756 family integrating conjugative element protein translates to MKLSRRAWRTGMASVLLGTAASAFALNTATITGSVLSPDCLSYRVQGICYWLYCTLTGCTVRTSVKVQHYIPDAVVSSYSNTGENPWVEVRAMSMPNPTAQGGGDGTTNEEHENNLAKFKNADVIGHPGATIFSEFVSQLGYSCAGAGTAFMPYLLSTLDTVAWRYNIPESVYPEALIPGMREIGTRTGLNLWGNVYPRGGFLHHVDDYKAAAVVAQRAGDIVTRRGQVHVYQPLLANASAGYWPAGALVESDASTGKWQELTPRLSSSCAVFPHNNARIQAQQGDYAWALWRPYSCCQRRGQVFLGSTDFN
- a CDS encoding conjugative transfer ATPase, which encodes MAWSLPWPRKPVPASEESEAQQADAWERHVADLKAHGIPEPGTRLDPKHRPATQADEQALYDVAPSFVDLLPWVEYLADAKSLLLEDGESVAAFFELTPIGTEGRESDWLWQARDALENALQDSFDELDEQPWVVQLYAQDEADWTNYLNVLRDYIQPRAQGSAFSDFYLRFFAHHLRAITKPGGLFDDTTVTRLPWRGQTRRVRMVVYRRAPGASHRRGQSPEQALATVCDRLVGGLANAGVKARRLGAADIHAWLLRWFNPNPSLLGATAADRERFYQLAAYPEETNEGDVELASGTDFSQRLFFGQPRSDVANGIWFFDNMPHRVMVLDRLRTPPATGHLTGETRKGGDACNALFDQMPEDTVMCLTLVATPQDALEAHLNYLGKKAVGETLASEQARQDVQQARSLIGSSHKLYRGALAFYLRGRDMAELDARGLQLANVMLNAGLLPVREEDEVAPLNSYLRWLPCFYDPARDRRQWYTQLMFAQHAANLAPVWGRNQGTGNPGITFFNRGGGTVAFDPLNRRDRQMNAHLFLFGPTGSGKSATLNNILNQLVAIYRPRLFIVEAGNSFGLFGEFAQRLGLTVHRVKLAPGAGVSLAPFADAWRLVDTPSQVRTLDADALDEEQEPEDASSESDEQRDVLGELEITARLMITGGEDKEEARMTRADRSLIRQCILDAAHRCAPEKRTVLTEDVRDALRERASDSALPEARRARLLEMADAMDMFCQGLDGEMFNRPGTPWPEADITIVDLATFAREGYNAQLSIAYISLINTVNNIAERDQFLGRPIVNVTDEGHIITRNPLLAPYVVKITKMWRKLGAWFWLATQNLDDLPKAAEPMLSMIEWWICLSMPPDEVEKVARFRELNPAQKALMLSARKESGKFSEGVILSKSMEVLFRAVPPSLYLAMAMTEPEEKAERYQLMRQYGIGELEAAFKVAEKIDRARGIEPLPLDALG